A genomic region of Maledivibacter sp. contains the following coding sequences:
- a CDS encoding nitroreductase family protein: MNSLNFIYKRHSIRRFKDADVPTEDIKEIIKAATYAPSSKNVQNWHFVVIKNKEKINEIAKIIERKNAELASFCKNEELKKSFTKYVKYHTVFRDAPVLVLAYTSSYPPSELPLFKDKGASSEEIHNLLRPSPGIQNISAAMENLLLAAANMGYGGCWMTGPNYAGKEIEEFIPIDKEGYFLAAMTPIGVPEESELRSPKRIPVDEVLTIIE; the protein is encoded by the coding sequence TTGAATAGTTTAAATTTTATTTACAAAAGACATAGTATCAGAAGATTTAAGGATGCTGATGTTCCTACTGAGGATATAAAAGAAATAATAAAAGCCGCTACATATGCCCCTTCATCTAAAAATGTTCAAAACTGGCATTTCGTCGTTATAAAAAACAAGGAGAAAATAAACGAAATTGCGAAAATCATTGAAAGAAAAAATGCTGAACTAGCAAGCTTTTGTAAGAATGAAGAATTAAAGAAATCCTTTACGAAATATGTAAAATATCACACGGTCTTTAGAGATGCTCCTGTTTTGGTATTAGCTTATACCAGTTCTTATCCTCCATCAGAATTGCCTCTTTTTAAAGATAAAGGAGCTTCCAGTGAGGAAATTCACAATCTTTTGAGACCGTCGCCTGGTATACAGAATATATCTGCCGCGATGGAAAATTTACTTTTAGCTGCTGCCAATATGGGTTATGGAGGCTGTTGGATGACGGGTCCAAATTATGCAGGTAAAGAGATTGAGGAGTTCATCCCCATTGATAAGGAAGGCTACTTCTTAGCTGCCATGACCCCAATAGGTGTACCGGAAGAATCGGAATTAAGGAGTCCGAAAAGAATACCTGTGGATGAAGTACTTACAATTATAGAATAA
- a CDS encoding 4Fe-4S binding protein, whose amino-acid sequence MAIRKIIKINEDKCNGCGECVPGCAEGAIQIIDGKAKLISDNLCDGIGNCIGHCPVDAIDIIEREAADFNEEAVEKHLKDISQSKKVPIKKHSSGCPGSRSMSIKRKIDHRLNPGILTNDIEVKIKPQLGQWPVQLKLVPEAASYFNGKDLLITADCVPFAYPNYHIDLLKNKSVVIGCPKLDDIEFYMNKLTNIIKMNDITGITVAHMEVPCCTGIIMAAEEALKRSGKNIEIRKVKIKINGSKEE is encoded by the coding sequence TTGGCTATAAGAAAAATAATTAAAATTAACGAAGATAAATGCAACGGTTGTGGAGAATGTGTTCCTGGATGTGCTGAAGGAGCCATACAAATTATAGATGGTAAAGCAAAACTAATATCAGACAATCTATGTGATGGCATAGGAAATTGTATTGGACATTGTCCGGTAGATGCAATAGATATCATCGAAAGGGAAGCAGCGGATTTTAATGAAGAAGCAGTAGAAAAACATTTGAAAGATATAAGTCAATCTAAGAAAGTACCTATAAAAAAACATAGTAGTGGATGTCCAGGTAGTAGATCAATGAGTATAAAAAGAAAAATAGACCATAGATTAAATCCAGGGATTTTAACTAATGATATAGAAGTAAAAATCAAGCCTCAATTAGGTCAATGGCCAGTACAGCTTAAATTAGTACCTGAGGCCGCATCTTATTTCAATGGAAAAGATTTGCTTATAACAGCTGATTGTGTACCCTTCGCTTACCCAAATTATCACATAGATTTATTAAAGAATAAGTCAGTGGTGATAGGATGTCCTAAACTGGATGATATAGAATTCTATATGAATAAACTTACTAATATTATTAAGATGAATGACATAACCGGAATAACTGTAGCACATATGGAGGTGCCATGCTGTACAGGAATAATCATGGCGGCAGAGGAGGCACTTAAGAGATCGGGAAAAAACATAGAAATTAGAAAAGTAAAGATAAAAATAAATGGCAGTAAAGAAGAATAA
- a CDS encoding undecaprenyl diphosphate synthase family protein: protein MRIPNHIGIIPDGNRRWAVNMGFTKEKGYDYGLKPGIDMFKLCQQVGVKEVTYYGFTTDNTKRPSSQTEAFTKACIDAVEMLVHEDASLLVVGNTNSPKFPEKLKPYTTRQDFGKGGLRVNFLVNYGWHWDLENLYLNGGKGNRSKKNIMDSIYTSDISRVDLIIRWGGRRRLSGFLPVQSIYSDFYVIDDLWPDFDDEHFYGALEWYNNQDITLGG from the coding sequence ATGAGGATTCCTAATCACATAGGAATTATACCTGATGGGAATAGACGTTGGGCTGTAAATATGGGATTCACAAAGGAAAAAGGTTATGATTATGGATTGAAACCTGGAATAGATATGTTTAAATTATGCCAGCAGGTGGGAGTAAAGGAAGTTACTTACTATGGATTTACAACGGATAATACAAAAAGGCCTAGCTCCCAAACAGAGGCATTTACTAAAGCATGTATAGATGCTGTAGAAATGCTTGTACATGAGGATGCATCTTTATTAGTAGTTGGGAATACTAATTCCCCTAAGTTCCCTGAAAAGTTAAAGCCCTACACAACTCGCCAAGACTTTGGAAAGGGTGGCTTAAGGGTCAATTTTCTTGTTAACTATGGATGGCATTGGGATTTAGAAAACCTTTATTTGAATGGCGGTAAGGGTAATAGAAGTAAAAAAAATATAATGGATTCTATTTATACATCGGATATAAGTAGAGTCGATTTAATAATCCGTTGGGGTGGTAGAAGAAGATTAAGTGGCTTTTTACCAGTACAATCCATATATTCGGATTTTTATGTAATAGATGATCTATGGCCAGATTTTGATGATGAACATTTTTATGGTGCATTAGAATGGTACAATAATCAAGATATAACCCTGGGAGGATAA
- a CDS encoding ferritin, translated as MVSEKLFKELNEQMNFEFESANIYLAMAAYCASIDLDGFENFFIVQNEEERFHAMKFYNYINEVDGRVTISSYKEPNNKFESLLEALETALGHEKIVTERIYKLMDIAQDEREYATISVLKWFIDEQVEEMNMFKKLIQKVKMIGDNTNGLMSLDKELAQRTFTPPTNETE; from the coding sequence ATGGTATCTGAAAAATTATTTAAAGAGTTAAATGAACAAATGAATTTTGAATTTGAATCTGCTAATATTTATTTAGCTATGGCTGCATATTGTGCATCCATTGATTTAGACGGATTTGAGAATTTCTTTATAGTACAAAACGAAGAAGAAAGATTCCACGCTATGAAATTTTATAACTACATAAATGAAGTAGATGGTAGAGTTACAATATCTTCATATAAGGAGCCTAATAATAAGTTTGAATCATTATTAGAGGCTTTAGAAACTGCTTTAGGCCATGAAAAAATTGTTACTGAAAGAATCTATAAGCTTATGGATATAGCTCAGGATGAAAGAGAGTATGCTACAATAAGTGTTTTGAAATGGTTTATAGACGAACAAGTGGAAGAAATGAATATGTTTAAAAAGCTTATTCAAAAAGTTAAGATGATTGGGGATAATACAAATGGACTAATGTCCCTTGACAAAGAACTGGCTCAAAGAACCTTTACACCCCCAACCAATGAAACTGAATAA
- a CDS encoding MgtC/SapB family protein: MISINDVLIRIILACLLGGLIGMERESINRPAGFRTHILVCMGSTLVMLTGIFLFNNYKHLTNLDPGRLGAQVISGIGFLGAGTILREGLTVKGLTTAASLWAVACIGLAMGSGFYLGAIVSTGFVFVILFFFSKFEVYVSKRHNEINLKILTINKPGQIGKLGTELGKMNISIHNINLEPHNNENLTIIMILKVPRGIDQSDILSSLLSIEGIDNVELIE, from the coding sequence GTGATTTCAATTAATGATGTACTAATAAGAATAATTCTTGCTTGCCTTCTAGGTGGGCTAATAGGTATGGAAAGGGAAAGTATTAATAGACCTGCTGGATTTAGAACCCATATTTTAGTATGTATGGGATCTACGCTTGTTATGTTAACTGGCATTTTTCTATTTAATAACTACAAACATCTAACAAATCTAGATCCTGGAAGATTAGGAGCCCAAGTCATAAGTGGTATAGGTTTTCTTGGAGCAGGAACGATTCTACGGGAAGGGCTGACTGTAAAGGGTCTAACCACAGCTGCGAGTCTTTGGGCTGTTGCTTGTATAGGCTTAGCAATGGGAAGTGGATTTTATTTAGGGGCTATTGTATCCACAGGTTTTGTTTTTGTTATATTATTTTTCTTTTCAAAGTTTGAAGTGTATGTAAGTAAAAGACATAATGAAATTAATTTGAAAATCCTAACAATAAATAAACCGGGGCAAATAGGAAAACTCGGTACAGAGTTAGGTAAAATGAATATATCAATACATAATATTAATTTGGAGCCCCATAATAATGAAAATCTAACAATAATTATGATTCTTAAGGTTCCTAGAGGCATAGACCAATCTGATATTTTATCATCCTTATTGAGTATTGAAGGAATCGATAATGTGGAATTAATAGAATAA
- a CDS encoding DUF134 domain-containing protein produces MPRPIKPRKIAFVPQNNYFVPANKPKCELEVITLKLEELEAMRLKDIQKLSQEECAGEMHVSRQTFQLIIDEARRKVSEALTEGKAISIEGGNYTFNICKYECKDCGNIFSEPYENEIHKCPKCDSREVACIDESNFCQGRCKRKRGCIHY; encoded by the coding sequence TTGCCCAGACCCATTAAACCTAGAAAAATTGCTTTTGTTCCTCAAAATAACTATTTTGTTCCAGCTAATAAACCCAAATGCGAATTAGAGGTTATTACATTAAAGCTAGAGGAACTTGAGGCAATGAGACTAAAAGATATCCAGAAGCTTAGTCAAGAAGAATGTGCTGGGGAAATGCATGTTTCTAGGCAAACCTTTCAATTGATAATAGATGAAGCCAGAAGAAAAGTATCTGAAGCCTTAACAGAAGGAAAAGCTATAAGCATTGAAGGGGGTAATTATACATTTAACATATGTAAATATGAATGTAAGGATTGCGGAAATATATTTAGTGAACCCTACGAAAATGAAATCCATAAATGTCCTAAGTGTGACTCTAGGGAAGTCGCTTGTATTGATGAAAGTAATTTTTGTCAGGGACGGTGTAAAAGAAAAAGAGGTTGTATTCATTATTAA